Proteins from a genomic interval of Lycium ferocissimum isolate CSIRO_LF1 chromosome 2, AGI_CSIRO_Lferr_CH_V1, whole genome shotgun sequence:
- the LOC132047779 gene encoding berberine bridge enzyme-like 22 gives MIDLSNLNKIKIDLNEETVWVQAGTTLGQLYYAIAKKSKVHGFPGGVCFSIGTGGIISGGGLGALFRKFGLAADNVVDARVMNVKGKILDRKKMKEDFFWALRGGGGSKFRKLEGNRNLLQKWENISHQLPEDLFIRAIIQNGGSSAGNDVEKYVEFYFQAQYVGPVDELIPLLKQYFPEFNLTRKDCFQESTTADAEKECYEVPWIGEKLLQRDI, from the exons ATGATTGATTTAAGCAATCTTAACAAAATCAAGATTGATTTAAATGAAGAAACAGTTTGGGTTCAAGCAGGGACCACTCTTGGCCAGCTTTACTATGCAATTGCCAAGAAAAGTAAAGTCCATGGATTTCCAGGCGGTGTCTGCTTTAGTATTGGCACTGGTGGAATCATCAGTGGTGGTGGCCTCGGTGCATTGTTTAGGAAATTCGGTCTAGCAGCAGATAATGTTGTAGACGCTCGCGTAATGAATGTAAAAGGAAAAATTCTTgatagaaagaaaatgaaagaagattttttttgggcGTTGAGAGGAGGCGGAGGAAGCAAGTTTCG GAAGTTAGAGGGTAACCGAAATCTCCTCCAAAAATGGGAAAACATATCACATCAGCTCCCTGAAGATTTGTTCATCAGAGCTATTATTCAAAATGGTGGATCATCAGCAGGAAATGATGTTGAAAAGTATGTGGAATTCTATTTTCAGGCACAATATGTTGGGCCTGTTGATGAGTTAATTCCTCTGCTCAAACAATATTTCCCTGAGTTTAATTTAACGCGAAAAGATTGCTTCCAAGAGAGTACTACTGCTGATGCAGAGAAAGAATGCTATGAAGTTCCTTGGATCGG TGAAAAATTATTACAAAGGGACATCTGA
- the LOC132048229 gene encoding berberine bridge enzyme-like 22, with protein sequence MIERLFLEEEKPQIILEPFGGKMDEISESEIPFPHRKGNLYNIQYLVNWGDNSESVSSQKIEWMRKLYKEMEPYVAKSPRTAYLNYRDLDFGTNQEDYSYSKAKMWGEKYFKGNFERLAKVKSKVDPNNFFRSEQSIPPYQLSY encoded by the coding sequence ATGATAGAAAGACTGTttctagaagaagaaaaacccCAGATAATTTTGGAGCCATTTGgtggaaaaatggatgaaatatcAGAATCTGAAATTCCTTTTCCTCATAGAAAGGGGAATTTGTATAATATTCAGTATTTGGTAAACTGGGGTGATAATAGTGAGAGTGTGTCAAGCCAGAAGATAGAATGGATGAGGAAACTTTACAAGGAAATGGAGCCATATGTTGCAAAATCTCCAAGAACTGCTTATCTGAATTACAGGGACCTTGATTTTGGAACAAATCAAGAGGACTACAGTTATTCCAAGGCCAAAATGTGGGGTGAAAAGTATTTTAAGGGCAACTTTGAGAGATTGGCTAAAGTGAAGAGTAAGGTAGATCCTAACAATTTTTTCAGAAGTGAACAAAGTATTCCACCTTATCAATTATCATACTGA